One Pongo pygmaeus isolate AG05252 chromosome 10, NHGRI_mPonPyg2-v2.0_pri, whole genome shotgun sequence genomic window carries:
- the GPRC5D gene encoding G-protein coupled receptor family C group 5 member D isoform X1 translates to MYKDCIESTGDYFLPCDAEGPWGVVLESLAILGIVVTILLLLAFLFLMRKIQDCSQWNVLPTQLLFLLSVLGLFGLAFAFIIQLNQQTAPVRYFLFGVLFALCFSCLLAHASNLVKLVRGCVSFSWMTILCIAIGCSLLQVIIAIEYVTLIMTRGMMFVNMTPCQLNVDFVVLLVYVLFLMALTFFVSKATFCGPCKNWKQHGRLIFITVLFSIIIWVVWISMLLRGNPQFQRQPQWDDPVVCIALVTNAWVFLLLYIVPELCILYRSCRQECPLQGNACPVTAYQHSFRVENQELSRARDSDGAEEDVALTSYGTPIQQQTVDPTQECSIPRAKLSPQQDAGV, encoded by the exons ATGTACAAGGACTGCATCGAGTCCACTGGAGACTATTTTCTTCCCTGTGACGCCGAGGGGCCATGGGGCGTCGTTCTGGAGTCCCTGGCCATACTTGGCATTGTGGTCACAATTCTGCTACTCTTAGCATTTCTCTTCCTCATGCGAAAGATCCAAGACTGCAGCCAGTGGAATGTCCTCCCCAcccagctcctcttcctcctgagtGTCCTGGGGCTCTTCGGACTCGCTTTTGCCTTCATCATCCAGCTCAATCAACAAACTGCCCCCGTACGCTACTTTCTCTTTGGGGTTCTCTTTGCTCTCTGTTTCTCATGCCTCTTAGCTCATGCCTCCAACCTAGTGAAGCTGGTTCGGGGTTGTGTCTCCTTCTCCTGGATGACAATTCTGTGCATTGCTATTGGTTGCAGTCTGTTGCAAGTCATTATTGCCATTGAGTACGTGACTCTCATCATGACCAGAGGTATGATGTTTGTGAATATGACACCCTGCCAGCTCAATGTGGACTTTGTTGTCCTCCTGGTCTATGTCCTCTTCCTGATGGCCCTCACATTCTTCGTCTCCAAAGCCACCTTCTGTGGCCCGTGTAAGAACTGGAAGCAGCATGGAAGGCTCATCTTTATCACTGTGCTCTTCTCCATCATCATCTGGGTGGTGTGGATCTCCATGCTCCTGAGAGGCAACCCGCAGTTCCAGCGACAGCCCCAGTGGGACGACCCAGTTGTCTGCATTGCCCTGGTCACCAACGCATGGGTTTTCCTGCTGCTGTACATCGTCCCTGAGCTCTGCATTCTCTACAGATCGTGTAGACAGGAGTGCCCTTTACAAGGCAATGCCTGCCCCGTCACAGCCTACCAACACAGCTTCCGAGTGGAGAACCAGGAGCTCTCCAGAG CCCGAGACAGTGATGGAGCTGAGGAGGATGTAGCATTAACTTCATATGGTACTCCCATTCAGCAGCAG actGTTGATCCCACACAAGAGTGTTCCATCCCACGGGCTAAACTAAGCCCCCAGCAAGATGCAGGAGTATAA
- the GPRC5D gene encoding G-protein coupled receptor family C group 5 member D isoform X2 produces the protein MYKDCIESTGDYFLPCDAEGPWGVVLESLAILGIVVTILLLLAFLFLMRKIQDCSQWNVLPTQLLFLLSVLGLFGLAFAFIIQLNQQTAPVRYFLFGVLFALCFSCLLAHASNLVKLVRGCVSFSWMTILCIAIGCSLLQVIIAIEYVTLIMTRGMMFVNMTPCQLNVDFVVLLVYVLFLMALTFFVSKATFCGPCKNWKQHGRLIFITVLFSIIIWVVWISMLLRGNPQFQRQPQWDDPVVCIALVTNAWVFLLLYIVPELCILYRSCRQECPLQGNACPVTAYQHSFRVENQELSRDC, from the exons ATGTACAAGGACTGCATCGAGTCCACTGGAGACTATTTTCTTCCCTGTGACGCCGAGGGGCCATGGGGCGTCGTTCTGGAGTCCCTGGCCATACTTGGCATTGTGGTCACAATTCTGCTACTCTTAGCATTTCTCTTCCTCATGCGAAAGATCCAAGACTGCAGCCAGTGGAATGTCCTCCCCAcccagctcctcttcctcctgagtGTCCTGGGGCTCTTCGGACTCGCTTTTGCCTTCATCATCCAGCTCAATCAACAAACTGCCCCCGTACGCTACTTTCTCTTTGGGGTTCTCTTTGCTCTCTGTTTCTCATGCCTCTTAGCTCATGCCTCCAACCTAGTGAAGCTGGTTCGGGGTTGTGTCTCCTTCTCCTGGATGACAATTCTGTGCATTGCTATTGGTTGCAGTCTGTTGCAAGTCATTATTGCCATTGAGTACGTGACTCTCATCATGACCAGAGGTATGATGTTTGTGAATATGACACCCTGCCAGCTCAATGTGGACTTTGTTGTCCTCCTGGTCTATGTCCTCTTCCTGATGGCCCTCACATTCTTCGTCTCCAAAGCCACCTTCTGTGGCCCGTGTAAGAACTGGAAGCAGCATGGAAGGCTCATCTTTATCACTGTGCTCTTCTCCATCATCATCTGGGTGGTGTGGATCTCCATGCTCCTGAGAGGCAACCCGCAGTTCCAGCGACAGCCCCAGTGGGACGACCCAGTTGTCTGCATTGCCCTGGTCACCAACGCATGGGTTTTCCTGCTGCTGTACATCGTCCCTGAGCTCTGCATTCTCTACAGATCGTGTAGACAGGAGTGCCCTTTACAAGGCAATGCCTGCCCCGTCACAGCCTACCAACACAGCTTCCGAGTGGAGAACCAGGAGCTCTCCAGAG actGTTGA